In Fibrobacter sp. UWR2, the following are encoded in one genomic region:
- a CDS encoding glycosyl hydrolase, protein MNIFKLLTASAITFTGYSMAEALRYEAEDAIPADDHEIETLTDAKASGGKYVDMGSGNLLFTVDMPKDGYYTLFINYKLPSDRTSKIQNLTLNGNSAGQVSFGLTDEFTVIKGAGKIKLSKGTNTIGIEKSWGWVQIDYIEITEFEATPWNISPTPVTPEPTESAQKLYNFLYNNFGKHVISGVMTERPFENNGQYTPQNYETQTELSYIYEASGKNVVLVGFDFLHASGKNSDQQWYQGYTHASLEMAKTVWKAGGIPQFNWHWKDPMHEVEAFYTQSSGNDPYTEFSITKAYDEDTGKWKTDSDAYKAIVRDMEMIADSLLTLQKEGVAVLWRPLHEASGKWFWWGTDGAKPCVALYKLMFDIFVNQKGLHNLIWVWTTDEASDALDWYPGDEYVDVVGRDYYYYPRESNHASLISSFEKVKDMYGAKKIVTLSENGSVPYPDEMKADGANWSWFMPWYGDYAMESWANDNTKESWKTVMNNEYTLTLEDMPGWDKYEMQTTVVATVRKAAPAIRLVGRDLQVNLNASTAQVSIYDLQGNRVIAQKMSQNGTIALSRLARGPYLVRIQANGLTQNHKIMLK, encoded by the coding sequence ATGAATATATTCAAACTGCTGACCGCATCCGCAATTACATTCACAGGCTATTCGATGGCCGAGGCCCTCCGCTACGAGGCGGAAGACGCCATCCCCGCCGACGACCACGAAATCGAGACGCTCACCGACGCGAAGGCATCGGGCGGCAAGTACGTCGACATGGGCTCGGGAAACCTCCTGTTCACCGTCGACATGCCAAAAGACGGCTACTACACGCTGTTCATCAACTACAAGCTACCCTCCGACCGTACCAGCAAGATACAGAACCTGACCCTAAACGGGAATTCCGCAGGCCAGGTCAGCTTCGGCCTCACCGACGAATTCACGGTCATCAAGGGAGCCGGCAAAATCAAGCTTTCCAAGGGCACGAACACCATCGGCATCGAGAAGTCCTGGGGATGGGTCCAGATCGACTACATCGAGATTACCGAATTCGAGGCGACCCCCTGGAACATCTCTCCGACTCCTGTCACGCCTGAACCGACCGAAAGCGCACAGAAACTCTACAATTTCCTGTACAACAATTTCGGCAAGCACGTGATTAGTGGCGTCATGACGGAACGACCGTTCGAAAATAACGGCCAGTACACTCCGCAAAACTACGAAACGCAAACCGAACTCAGCTACATCTACGAAGCAAGCGGCAAGAACGTGGTTCTCGTGGGCTTTGACTTCTTGCACGCATCGGGCAAGAATTCCGACCAGCAATGGTATCAGGGTTACACACACGCCTCACTCGAAATGGCAAAGACCGTCTGGAAGGCTGGCGGCATTCCGCAATTCAACTGGCATTGGAAAGACCCGATGCACGAAGTCGAAGCGTTCTACACGCAATCTAGCGGAAACGACCCCTATACCGAATTCAGCATCACAAAGGCCTACGACGAAGACACCGGCAAATGGAAAACAGACAGCGATGCGTACAAGGCCATAGTCCGTGACATGGAAATGATTGCCGATTCGCTTTTGACTTTGCAAAAAGAAGGAGTCGCTGTTCTTTGGCGCCCGCTCCACGAAGCTAGCGGAAAATGGTTCTGGTGGGGCACCGATGGCGCCAAGCCGTGCGTCGCCCTGTACAAACTCATGTTCGATATTTTTGTGAACCAGAAAGGCTTGCACAACTTGATTTGGGTGTGGACCACCGACGAAGCAAGCGATGCTCTTGACTGGTATCCGGGCGACGAATACGTAGACGTTGTAGGCCGCGACTACTATTACTACCCGCGCGAATCAAATCACGCCTCACTCATCAGCTCGTTCGAGAAAGTCAAGGACATGTACGGAGCCAAGAAGATTGTCACCTTGTCCGAGAATGGTTCCGTGCCTTACCCTGACGAGATGAAGGCCGATGGAGCAAACTGGAGCTGGTTTATGCCGTGGTATGGCGACTACGCCATGGAAAGCTGGGCGAACGACAACACCAAGGAAAGTTGGAAAACCGTAATGAACAACGAATACACGCTGACTCTCGAAGACATGCCGGGCTGGGACAAGTACGAAATGCAGACAACCGTCGTCGCAACCGTCAGGAAAGCAGCCCCAGCAATTCGGCTTGTCGGTCGCGATTTGCAAGTGAACCTGAACGCCTCTACGGCACAGGTCTCGATTTACGATTTGCAAGGAAACCGCGTAATCGCCCAAAAGATGAGCCAGAACGGCACGATAGCGCTTTCACGCCTCGCCCGCGGACCGTACCTAGTGCGCATCCAGGCAAACGGCTTGACACAAAACCACAAAATCATGCTAAAATAA
- a CDS encoding glycosyl hydrolase produces the protein MDIQKILVSLGLATAISASAAISYTPVTEGATEGAQKLYNFLATNYGVRTVSGVMTGDVNDATVKGLVDVDTFNIRTGKYPALVGFDFLFATGVKASDSWYKSYTQKALDAAKDLWSQGGIPAFTWHWKDPSDQIDAFYTKSGNASEFTDFDFTQGFADPACTANCTWNKESETYKQILSDIDEIADMFLGLQEAGVAAIFRPLHEASGAWFWWGTKGGAAFQALYNLIYDEMVSVKGVKNLVWVWNPEYTKDTDWNPGATKYDVISLDIYEAWDYTSKYTKAYAELTTNFGSDKMFAVSENGSIPDISAMTAAKTTWSWWMPWYQSWSGKFLDQTVESVWKANMESPCTISLESMPGWDKYTISTTPVAACEVGYELGKLDTARKIEEVFPGDLATNGWLQVKFSASGEDTAKGNVVVLDKNIPDLSTAKKLTMKVYNTNSMSGIWFTVAFLTGAPDWAWAQPDGCWINAGDSTTCEIDLSTTAKDQVVLEGDDYTNFMGNISKVYLEVFAAGFNGTVYYDDIMVDGTTLINDFNTAQKIKVEQGSLVEVNVLPPGSSAIEPKVATTASKLSVSGNVISFAAAKSGIVAVDVFGMNGKRVATLYRGNLAAGNYSFSLENMPKGRYIVRVKGTGITATQPVLVK, from the coding sequence ATGGACATCCAAAAGATTCTCGTTTCCCTTGGCCTTGCCACCGCCATTTCGGCAAGTGCCGCCATCAGTTACACCCCTGTCACCGAAGGTGCTACCGAAGGGGCCCAGAAACTCTATAACTTCCTCGCCACCAACTACGGCGTTCGTACCGTTTCGGGTGTCATGACGGGCGACGTGAATGACGCAACCGTCAAGGGACTCGTGGATGTGGATACCTTCAACATCCGCACCGGAAAGTACCCTGCCCTCGTGGGGTTCGACTTCCTGTTCGCTACCGGCGTGAAGGCCAGCGATTCCTGGTACAAGAGCTACACGCAGAAGGCCCTTGATGCAGCAAAGGACCTGTGGAGCCAAGGCGGTATCCCCGCATTCACCTGGCACTGGAAAGACCCGAGCGACCAGATTGATGCGTTCTACACCAAGTCGGGCAATGCCAGCGAATTTACCGACTTCGACTTCACCCAGGGTTTCGCGGACCCTGCATGCACGGCCAACTGCACCTGGAACAAGGAAAGCGAAACCTACAAGCAGATACTGAGCGACATCGACGAAATCGCCGACATGTTCCTCGGCCTGCAAGAAGCGGGTGTCGCCGCCATATTCCGCCCGCTACACGAAGCGAGCGGAGCATGGTTCTGGTGGGGCACCAAGGGCGGCGCCGCATTCCAGGCGCTCTACAACCTCATTTACGACGAGATGGTGAGCGTGAAGGGCGTAAAGAACCTCGTGTGGGTATGGAACCCCGAATACACCAAGGATACCGACTGGAATCCGGGTGCCACCAAGTACGACGTGATAAGCCTCGACATTTATGAAGCATGGGATTACACATCCAAGTACACCAAGGCCTACGCCGAACTGACCACCAACTTCGGTAGCGACAAGATGTTCGCCGTTTCCGAAAACGGTTCCATTCCCGATATTTCCGCCATGACTGCTGCAAAGACCACCTGGTCCTGGTGGATGCCCTGGTACCAGAGCTGGAGCGGCAAGTTCCTGGACCAGACCGTGGAATCCGTGTGGAAGGCAAATATGGAAAGCCCCTGCACTATCAGCCTCGAAAGCATGCCGGGTTGGGACAAGTACACCATTTCTACGACTCCGGTCGCCGCCTGCGAAGTCGGCTATGAACTCGGCAAGCTCGATACCGCACGCAAGATCGAAGAAGTGTTCCCAGGCGACCTCGCCACGAACGGATGGCTCCAGGTGAAGTTCTCTGCCAGCGGCGAAGACACCGCCAAGGGCAATGTTGTCGTTCTCGACAAGAACATCCCCGACCTCTCCACCGCCAAGAAGCTCACAATGAAGGTCTACAACACCAATTCCATGTCTGGCATCTGGTTCACGGTAGCCTTCCTCACCGGTGCTCCGGACTGGGCATGGGCACAGCCCGACGGTTGCTGGATCAACGCGGGCGACTCCACTACTTGTGAAATCGACCTCTCCACCACAGCCAAGGACCAGGTTGTGCTAGAAGGCGATGATTACACGAACTTCATGGGCAACATCTCGAAGGTATACCTCGAAGTATTTGCCGCAGGCTTCAACGGAACCGTCTACTACGACGACATTATGGTTGACGGCACAACGCTCATCAACGACTTCAACACCGCACAGAAGATCAAGGTGGAACAGGGCTCGCTCGTCGAAGTGAACGTTCTGCCCCCCGGGTCTAGCGCCATCGAGCCGAAGGTTGCAACCACGGCATCCAAGCTCAGCGTCTCCGGAAACGTCATCTCGTTCGCTGCGGCAAAGTCCGGCATCGTAGCGGTCGACGTGTTCGGCATGAACGGCAAACGCGTCGCAACCCTCTACAGGGGTAATCTCGCCGCCGGCAACTACAGCTTCAGCCTCGAGAACATGCCCAAGGGCCGCTACATCGTGCGCGTGAAGGGCACAGGAATCACAGCCACGCAGCCCGTGCTCGTAAAGTAA
- a CDS encoding aldose 1-epimerase — translation MSNFKLISRPLGTVQCFVLQRDDGAEFEVLSGYGGGLNAWRIPVASNGASAEGKLDLLYGYREGDDIFKMGPDTNAGCRLCPFPGRTAYAKFTWRGKTYQLINNVSWAPHALHGFLQNQEWKFESFETDSEKCSATFTCDWPGAFAGFPFPFHATNKITFTGESYEVTSTVENTGNTDMPYSEGWHPYYMLGEKIDNLTMALPDCLLAELDSADLPTGNFHADNRFTGGKKIGETFINDCFCLVDNSNPGENGFGIVTLEGKNGKLTLWQDAHLGQYKAIQIYTPPTRESIAIEPMTSEPDALNHHRGLIVIPPGEKRTFTFGAKFE, via the coding sequence ATGAGCAACTTCAAACTGATTTCTCGCCCCCTGGGCACTGTCCAATGTTTTGTCCTCCAGCGCGATGACGGCGCCGAATTCGAAGTCCTTTCGGGCTACGGCGGCGGCCTCAATGCCTGGCGCATCCCCGTAGCAAGCAACGGCGCATCCGCCGAAGGCAAACTCGACCTTCTCTACGGTTACCGCGAGGGCGACGACATCTTCAAGATGGGACCCGACACGAACGCGGGCTGTAGGCTCTGCCCCTTCCCCGGGCGCACCGCCTACGCGAAGTTCACCTGGCGCGGAAAGACCTACCAGCTCATCAACAACGTCAGTTGGGCACCGCACGCCCTGCACGGGTTCCTACAGAACCAGGAATGGAAATTCGAGAGCTTCGAGACCGACAGCGAGAAGTGCTCCGCAACCTTTACCTGCGACTGGCCGGGCGCCTTCGCCGGATTTCCCTTCCCGTTCCACGCTACAAACAAAATAACATTCACAGGTGAATCGTACGAGGTCACATCGACCGTCGAGAACACCGGCAACACGGACATGCCCTATTCCGAAGGCTGGCACCCCTACTACATGCTCGGTGAAAAGATTGACAACCTCACGATGGCGCTCCCCGACTGTCTGCTCGCGGAACTCGACAGTGCTGACCTCCCCACCGGAAACTTCCATGCAGACAACCGCTTTACCGGCGGCAAGAAAATTGGGGAAACATTCATCAACGACTGCTTCTGCCTCGTGGACAACAGCAACCCCGGCGAGAATGGGTTCGGGATTGTCACTCTCGAGGGCAAGAACGGCAAGCTCACCCTCTGGCAAGACGCGCACCTGGGGCAATACAAAGCCATCCAAATCTACACGCCCCCGACCCGCGAAAGCATCGCCATCGAGCCCATGACATCGGAGCCCGACGCGCTGAACCACCACCGCGGACTCATCGTGATCCCGCCGGGCGAAAAGCGCACGTTTACCTTCGGCGCGAAATTCGAATAG
- the mnmE gene encoding tRNA uridine-5-carboxymethylaminomethyl(34) synthesis GTPase MnmE, giving the protein MDSQTIVAPMTPAGVSAVAALRVSGTRVRDVVAALFGERAAKSLEPRRASLGTARDPKNGKLIDSLLFLFFEGPNSYTGEDVLELYPHGNPLIVRELLQAIRGLDGVRLAEPGEFTRRAFLNGKMDLAQAESVADVIHSANRAELENAHRLLGGALSKRVSTLAEQVKDISARLELDVDFAEEEADPDFAGWQEKFENVRESIRKILESFHNKASLGRLPLAVLYGAPNAGKSSLVNALLGEDRILVSDIPGTTRDFVEVRLFLPGGEIRLVDTAGIADKATDALDALSMQKSREVLEEADMKILVVDGAHDSECDPRAFEPDFIVYSKSDLSDGGSGAAMTLAENALRISSKTGEGLDALRMAINGRLFKENSNSEDFWITSEREKTCLEEALAGVDRALDLLRNNPAVELLAFEMQVVRRALQSITGEISSEDILQSIFAGFCIGK; this is encoded by the coding sequence ATGGATTCCCAGACGATAGTTGCCCCGATGACTCCGGCCGGCGTGAGTGCCGTTGCTGCGCTCCGTGTGAGCGGAACTCGGGTTCGCGACGTGGTGGCTGCCCTTTTCGGGGAACGTGCCGCAAAAAGTCTGGAGCCGCGTCGGGCATCCCTCGGGACTGCGCGGGATCCGAAAAACGGCAAACTCATTGACAGTCTGTTGTTCCTGTTCTTCGAAGGCCCGAACTCCTATACGGGCGAGGACGTGCTGGAACTCTACCCGCACGGAAACCCACTTATCGTGCGCGAACTTTTGCAGGCGATTCGCGGGCTCGACGGCGTGCGTCTTGCCGAACCTGGGGAATTCACGCGTCGCGCCTTCCTGAACGGCAAGATGGACCTGGCTCAGGCGGAATCGGTTGCCGACGTAATCCACAGCGCGAACCGTGCAGAACTCGAGAATGCACACCGCCTTCTTGGGGGAGCACTTTCGAAAAGGGTCTCGACACTTGCCGAACAGGTGAAGGACATTTCCGCGCGCCTGGAACTTGATGTGGATTTCGCTGAGGAAGAGGCTGACCCGGACTTCGCGGGCTGGCAGGAAAAGTTTGAAAACGTCCGTGAATCCATACGGAAAATTCTTGAAAGTTTCCACAACAAGGCATCGCTCGGTAGGCTACCGCTTGCGGTTCTCTACGGTGCCCCGAATGCGGGCAAGTCGAGCCTGGTGAACGCGCTCCTGGGCGAGGACCGCATCCTCGTGAGTGACATTCCCGGCACGACGCGCGATTTCGTGGAAGTTCGCCTTTTCTTGCCGGGTGGAGAAATCCGGCTTGTCGATACCGCGGGCATCGCGGACAAGGCGACCGACGCGCTCGATGCGCTCAGCATGCAAAAGAGCAGGGAAGTTCTCGAAGAAGCCGACATGAAGATTCTCGTGGTGGATGGTGCGCATGATTCTGAATGCGACCCGCGCGCCTTCGAGCCCGATTTTATCGTTTATTCCAAGAGTGATTTGTCGGATGGCGGCTCTGGGGCCGCCATGACGTTGGCGGAGAACGCTCTCAGAATTTCCTCCAAGACAGGCGAGGGGCTCGACGCCCTCCGCATGGCGATAAACGGCCGCCTTTTCAAGGAAAACAGCAATTCCGAAGACTTCTGGATAACGAGCGAGCGTGAAAAAACATGCCTCGAGGAAGCCCTTGCCGGAGTCGACCGCGCTCTCGACCTGCTCAGGAATAATCCTGCTGTGGAACTGCTGGCATTCGAGATGCAGGTGGTGCGTCGCGCACTCCAGAGCATAACGGGCGAAATCTCGTCCGAAGACATTCTTCAATCTATTTTCGCGGGGTTCTGCATTGGCAAGTAG
- a CDS encoding GRP family sugar transporter, translated as MASSTLSIIGVLLGVFAFGTYMVPLKKYPHYSSWAFLAVMAVGALFCSAIIACVTGQFNLHPVGVLCGLLWVFGGALCFWAVQAEADLAGTGLRSMSVSILLSFITGVTLFAEHSLFYFSIPAIVCMLVGIWIPAGHIKHIWKNWRSLLSGAVFGTYLIPYKLSGMGDMEFLFPFSFGICVGSVVLFIILSLARSKRFEMPAVPTIFAFAAGMLWMLGTLAIFWAIADDGMFGYAVGYPLLQLNLVVNQMWGVFAFGEYATYKERVKLAASTVIILAGAALLTLSKM; from the coding sequence TTGGCAAGTAGCACTCTCAGCATTATCGGTGTCCTGCTGGGCGTTTTCGCCTTCGGCACCTACATGGTCCCTCTCAAGAAGTATCCTCACTATTCCTCGTGGGCGTTCCTTGCCGTGATGGCCGTAGGCGCCTTGTTCTGCTCGGCGATTATCGCATGCGTCACGGGCCAGTTCAACTTGCATCCGGTCGGTGTCCTTTGCGGGCTCCTCTGGGTTTTCGGCGGTGCGCTTTGCTTCTGGGCGGTGCAGGCCGAGGCCGACCTCGCGGGCACGGGGCTGCGTTCCATGAGCGTGAGCATCTTGCTCTCGTTCATCACGGGCGTCACTCTTTTTGCCGAACATTCGCTTTTCTATTTCTCGATTCCCGCCATCGTGTGCATGCTTGTGGGCATCTGGATTCCGGCGGGGCATATAAAGCATATCTGGAAGAACTGGCGCTCGCTCCTTTCGGGTGCCGTATTCGGTACGTACCTGATTCCTTACAAGTTAAGCGGAATGGGCGACATGGAATTCCTGTTCCCGTTCTCGTTCGGTATCTGTGTGGGGAGTGTCGTCCTCTTCATTATCCTTTCGCTGGCGCGCAGCAAGCGTTTTGAAATGCCTGCGGTTCCGACGATTTTCGCCTTTGCTGCCGGCATGCTCTGGATGCTCGGTACCCTCGCCATATTCTGGGCCATTGCCGATGACGGCATGTTCGGCTATGCGGTGGGCTATCCGTTGCTGCAACTCAATCTGGTCGTGAACCAGATGTGGGGCGTGTTCGCCTTCGGGGAATACGCGACGTACAAGGAACGCGTCAAGCTTGCCGCTTCGACGGTCATTATCCTTGCGGGCGCAGCCCTGCTTACACTTTCAAAGATGTAA
- a CDS encoding MATE family efflux transporter produces MSDFYSSKLNSFGTASIPKLVLQFSVPSIISMMVNALYNIVDRFFVGQGVGSLGIAGITLCFPITLFIMAMSMMIGVGGNTLFAIRLGQKKYIQASIILNNSFSLLLLMAAGTFTLGEIFMEPLLKLFGASDQTLPVASSYMRILLCGAFFQTVAPGMNHFIRSMGHPKTAMFREVIGAVTNIVLDWLFIMKFHWGIEGAAWATICSQLVSASLITQFFVKKGTPIRIRWRHMKLRFAYVRKIIILGIPPSIMQVCNSLMNAILAWSLTTYGNISLHDTGLLSGGDMAISAFGIVNSIASFILLPLLGFVHGTQPIIGYNYGARLNARVKATLKFTFIYAFGVMLVAWAIMMWQAEALVAPFAPNDLKLQETASWAMRIFGAGFFMIPLGLVSGSFFQGTGKALRSMFLNACRQVILLIPFLLVLPRFFELKGVFLAQPISDVGAAIIGVCMLAHELKKLK; encoded by the coding sequence ATGAGCGATTTCTACTCCAGCAAGCTTAATTCCTTCGGTACCGCGAGCATTCCGAAACTGGTTTTGCAGTTCTCGGTCCCCTCCATCATCAGCATGATGGTGAACGCGCTCTACAATATTGTAGACCGATTCTTCGTGGGCCAGGGAGTCGGAAGCCTCGGTATCGCGGGCATCACGCTCTGCTTCCCCATCACGCTCTTCATCATGGCCATGTCGATGATGATTGGCGTGGGCGGCAACACGCTTTTCGCCATCCGCCTCGGGCAAAAGAAGTACATTCAGGCAAGCATTATCCTGAACAACTCGTTCTCGCTGCTGTTACTGATGGCAGCAGGCACGTTCACGCTCGGCGAGATCTTCATGGAGCCCCTGCTCAAGCTGTTCGGCGCCAGCGACCAGACGCTCCCCGTTGCAAGCAGCTACATGCGCATCCTGCTTTGCGGCGCATTCTTCCAGACGGTCGCCCCGGGCATGAACCATTTTATCCGCAGCATGGGCCACCCCAAGACGGCCATGTTCCGCGAAGTCATCGGTGCCGTCACGAACATCGTTCTCGACTGGCTCTTCATCATGAAGTTCCACTGGGGCATCGAGGGCGCCGCATGGGCGACCATCTGCTCGCAGCTGGTTTCGGCATCGCTCATCACGCAGTTCTTCGTAAAGAAGGGGACTCCCATACGCATCCGCTGGCGCCATATGAAGTTGCGCTTTGCCTATGTGAGGAAGATTATCATCCTCGGCATTCCGCCTTCAATAATGCAGGTCTGTAACAGCCTGATGAACGCGATTCTCGCCTGGAGCCTCACCACCTACGGAAACATCAGCCTGCACGATACGGGCCTGCTTTCGGGCGGCGACATGGCAATTTCTGCCTTCGGTATCGTGAACAGCATAGCCTCCTTCATATTGCTCCCGCTGCTCGGATTCGTGCATGGCACGCAGCCGATTATCGGGTACAACTACGGCGCGCGCCTCAATGCCCGCGTGAAGGCGACCCTCAAGTTCACGTTCATCTATGCGTTTGGCGTGATGCTCGTGGCATGGGCCATCATGATGTGGCAGGCAGAGGCGCTCGTGGCCCCGTTCGCCCCGAACGACCTGAAACTGCAGGAGACCGCCTCCTGGGCCATGAGGATTTTCGGCGCAGGCTTCTTTATGATTCCACTCGGGCTTGTATCGGGGAGTTTTTTCCAGGGTACAGGAAAGGCGCTCAGGTCCATGTTCCTGAACGCCTGCCGTCAAGTTATCTTACTGATTCCCTTCCTGCTCGTGCTCCCGCGCTTCTTTGAACTGAAGGGAGTGTTCCTCGCGCAGCCTATTTCCGATGTCGGCGCGGCCATCATCGGGGTGTGCATGCTCGCGCACGAACTGAAAAAGCTGAAATAA
- a CDS encoding MATE family efflux transporter → MRIKSTFCGRRFRSMLFTASISVCAETLNILVDKIVAAQFLGEKALAAITFFTPLFSIVLFVSAVVMVGTLVCYSFEIGKMQKDRANQFFGQGIILSFASGIILAGLFTIIRSLLLRGLALDADLIGYIDGFYTWFIWFSFLIPVNNVLQEMVYIDGDTRTCNLSYAALLVGNAIFSIVFCQSMGIKGVALGTLVSVLLSIAILCTHFIKKSNTLKFVWYIKWRDMAAVVRFSLAEASEFLMFALFSSILNYYFICSFGFGKLPVLSMVYEIVELSVFFNGIWMAAEPLVNTYRGEKNCKGIMRSMQFVNRTTMKEALLASLLLFIAAPFVISIFHIHSEGLKDTAIFAVRACAIGFLPLAFSKIYANYHVHENPFISLTFITLVMFVSPLISIVTLGSLLGPKAFWVGFSISPFIAFALGCLLQIAAYGREKFPLMIEDPKDMANWFITDTKLSPESLLMFRDRMGRIMERRNVNANTRMRVMLMIEELGMEIYQHNNGKTVYIEFALVFRNDHVLLICKDDGKRIDMTDLEQSINDLRMYLINMFMAAQQEKKYLPTANYNRYTFKFER, encoded by the coding sequence ATGCGGATCAAATCGACATTCTGCGGAAGGCGCTTCAGGTCGATGCTTTTTACAGCATCTATTTCGGTCTGTGCCGAAACCCTGAATATCCTCGTCGACAAGATTGTCGCGGCACAGTTCCTGGGCGAAAAAGCCCTTGCCGCCATCACATTCTTCACGCCGCTTTTTTCGATCGTGCTATTCGTGAGCGCCGTCGTCATGGTCGGGACCCTGGTTTGCTACTCGTTCGAGATTGGCAAGATGCAGAAGGACCGCGCCAACCAGTTTTTCGGGCAGGGCATCATTCTCTCCTTCGCCAGCGGGATCATCCTAGCGGGGCTATTCACCATCATTCGGAGCCTACTGCTGCGGGGTCTAGCCCTAGATGCCGACCTCATCGGCTACATCGACGGATTCTACACCTGGTTCATCTGGTTCTCGTTCCTCATCCCGGTAAACAATGTTTTGCAGGAGATGGTCTATATCGACGGTGACACCCGCACTTGCAACCTCTCCTACGCGGCCCTCCTGGTCGGCAACGCCATCTTTTCCATCGTATTCTGTCAATCCATGGGCATCAAGGGCGTCGCGCTCGGCACGCTCGTATCGGTACTCCTGAGCATAGCGATTCTCTGCACGCACTTTATCAAGAAAAGCAACACACTCAAGTTCGTATGGTACATTAAATGGCGCGACATGGCAGCGGTAGTCCGCTTCAGTCTCGCCGAGGCCAGCGAGTTCCTGATGTTCGCCCTATTTTCCTCGATACTGAACTACTATTTCATCTGCTCGTTCGGGTTCGGCAAGCTTCCCGTACTCTCGATGGTCTACGAAATCGTGGAACTCAGCGTATTCTTCAACGGAATCTGGATGGCGGCAGAACCCCTGGTGAACACCTACCGCGGCGAGAAAAACTGCAAGGGAATCATGCGTTCCATGCAGTTCGTGAACCGTACTACCATGAAAGAAGCGCTGCTCGCGTCGCTGCTGCTGTTTATTGCCGCACCGTTTGTCATATCGATATTCCATATCCATTCCGAAGGCCTAAAGGACACCGCCATATTTGCAGTAAGGGCTTGCGCCATCGGGTTCCTGCCCCTCGCCTTTTCCAAAATCTACGCGAACTACCACGTACACGAGAATCCCTTCATCTCGTTAACCTTCATCACGCTTGTCATGTTCGTCTCGCCGCTCATAAGCATCGTGACTCTCGGTTCCCTTTTGGGGCCGAAGGCGTTCTGGGTCGGCTTCTCCATTTCGCCGTTTATCGCTTTTGCACTCGGTTGCCTCTTGCAGATTGCCGCCTACGGGAGGGAAAAATTCCCACTCATGATAGAAGACCCGAAGGACATGGCGAACTGGTTCATCACCGACACCAAGCTCTCGCCCGAAAGCCTCCTGATGTTCCGGGACCGCATGGGGCGTATCATGGAACGCCGGAACGTGAATGCGAACACCCGCATGAGGGTAATGCTCATGATAGAGGAACTCGGGATGGAAATCTACCAGCACAACAATGGGAAAACCGTCTATATCGAATTCGCGCTGGTTTTCCGGAACGACCATGTCCTGCTCATCTGCAAGGATGACGGCAAGAGAATCGACATGACCGATCTCGAGCAGTCGATCAACGACCTGCGAATGTACCTGATAAACATGTTCATGGCGGCCCAACAGGAGAAAAAGTACCTGCCTACCGCCAACTACAACCGCTACACCTTCAAGTTCGAACGCTAA